One window of bacterium genomic DNA carries:
- a CDS encoding PAS domain S-box protein has translation MNTDDDKTLSERHTFLCRQYEEATCDLLRADVRNLDLTRRLRQARGSFKFISVLSHNIELAFEEKDLFENVVRALTSDLNMDAAALVRVNPEHGRFEVLAQRGLDLGRPEVRVPSGIDLGDAGCIWQVNSRTSPEAFQSWLIRRFGLPCLIWHPVGREHPDRLALYIGNRFEDMVTKPLFGEDILEAVGAICAVIGLKLDNIRKTLDMLDYESDRRSIERYREMAESLPQAVLETDAEGRLIYMNSRGFQDFGYTREDMETGLSLFQLTAPDYWDRIWMDIGRVLKGENIIGLEYVSARSDGSLFPVLMHAAPLFTGDQVVGVRGIVVDLTESRQLEEQRIRTEKLESVGLLAGGIAHDFNNILMAMLGSISMVKRALVDLPDHYEILSEAEHAGYRARELTQQLLTFSRGGAPVRRPAYIPQIIRETARFSLMGSSVSCRFSIADNLWTAEVDTGQISQVINNLVLNAVQAMPEGGEVKIRAGNVEISSRSRLPLRKGHYIKIVVEDTGYGIPEENLSRIFDPYFTTKENGSGLGLATAYSIISRHGGCMTVQSTQGQGSLFTIYLPALELELSGEPAEPCAGVCRKQKRVLLVDDEEVVRRVVTRMLTTLGHEVQAVEEGEAALREYRRARLAGEPYDVVILDLTVQNGLGGREAVGLLLKEDPQARVILSSGYSNDPVLCNYQEHGFKGIITKPYLIEDLRDTLESL, from the coding sequence ATGAACACGGACGATGACAAAACACTGAGCGAAAGGCACACTTTCCTCTGCCGTCAGTACGAGGAGGCCACCTGCGACCTTCTGCGCGCCGATGTGCGCAACCTCGACCTGACCCGCCGCCTGCGCCAGGCCCGCGGCTCGTTCAAGTTCATCTCGGTGCTCAGCCACAACATCGAGCTGGCTTTCGAGGAGAAAGACCTGTTCGAGAACGTGGTGCGCGCCCTGACCTCCGACCTGAACATGGACGCCGCCGCGCTGGTCCGGGTGAACCCGGAGCATGGGCGTTTCGAGGTGCTGGCCCAGCGGGGTCTGGACCTGGGTCGCCCGGAGGTCCGCGTGCCCTCGGGCATCGATCTCGGCGATGCCGGGTGCATCTGGCAGGTAAACAGCCGAACCTCACCGGAGGCTTTCCAGAGCTGGCTGATCCGTCGTTTCGGCCTGCCCTGCCTGATCTGGCACCCGGTTGGCCGGGAGCACCCCGACCGGCTGGCCCTCTACATCGGCAACCGTTTCGAGGACATGGTCACCAAGCCCCTGTTCGGCGAGGACATCCTGGAGGCGGTGGGCGCGATCTGCGCCGTGATCGGCCTCAAGCTGGACAACATCCGCAAGACCCTCGACATGCTGGACTACGAGTCCGACCGCCGCAGCATCGAGCGCTACCGGGAAATGGCTGAATCACTGCCCCAGGCGGTGCTCGAGACCGACGCCGAGGGGCGACTGATCTACATGAACAGCCGCGGGTTCCAGGATTTCGGCTACACGCGGGAGGACATGGAAACCGGGCTGAGCCTTTTCCAACTCACCGCTCCGGACTACTGGGACCGGATCTGGATGGACATCGGCCGGGTGCTCAAAGGGGAGAACATCATCGGGCTGGAATACGTTTCGGCGCGCTCGGACGGCAGCCTGTTCCCGGTGCTGATGCACGCCGCCCCGCTGTTCACCGGCGACCAGGTGGTCGGAGTTCGCGGGATCGTGGTCGACCTGACCGAGAGCCGCCAACTGGAGGAGCAGCGTATCCGCACCGAGAAGCTGGAGTCGGTGGGCCTTCTGGCCGGGGGGATCGCCCACGATTTCAACAACATCCTGATGGCCATGCTGGGCAGCATCTCGATGGTCAAGCGCGCCCTGGTCGACCTTCCCGATCACTACGAAATCCTGAGCGAGGCGGAGCACGCCGGCTACCGGGCGCGCGAGCTGACCCAGCAACTGCTCACCTTTTCGCGCGGCGGCGCACCGGTGCGCCGTCCGGCCTACATCCCGCAGATCATCCGCGAGACCGCTCGATTCTCCCTGATGGGCTCGAGCGTCTCCTGCCGTTTCTCCATCGCCGACAACCTCTGGACCGCCGAGGTGGACACCGGCCAGATCAGCCAGGTGATAAACAACCTCGTGCTCAACGCGGTCCAGGCCATGCCGGAGGGCGGGGAGGTGAAAATCCGCGCCGGCAATGTCGAGATTTCCTCGCGCAGCCGCCTTCCCCTGCGCAAGGGGCATTACATCAAGATCGTGGTGGAGGACACGGGCTACGGCATTCCGGAGGAGAACCTCTCGCGCATCTTCGATCCCTATTTCACCACCAAGGAGAACGGCAGCGGTCTTGGCCTGGCCACGGCCTATTCGATTATCTCGCGCCACGGCGGCTGCATGACTGTCCAGAGCACGCAGGGGCAGGGCTCGCTGTTCACCATCTATCTGCCCGCCCTGGAGCTGGAGCTTTCGGGCGAGCCGGCCGAGCCGTGCGCGGGAGTCTGCCGGAAGCAGAAACGGGTGCTGCTGGTGGATGACGAGGAGGTGGTGCGTCGCGTGGTGACCCGCATGCTCACCACCCTGGGGCACGAGGTGCAGGCGGTGGAGGAGGGGGAGGCGGCCCTGCGGGAATACCGCCGTGCCCGTCTGGCCGGAGAGCCCTACGATGTGGTGATCCTGGACCTCACGGTCCAGAACGGCCTGGGCGGGCGCGAGGCGGTGGGACTGCTGCTCAAGGAGGACCCCCAGGCGCGGGTGATCCTGTCCAGCGGCTACTCCAACGACCCGGTGCTTTGCAACTACCAGGAGCACGGGTTCAAGGGCATCATCACCAAACCCTACCTGATAGAGGACCTGCGCGACACCCTGGAAAGTCTCTGA